CTAACACAGCAACTATTTCAAAACTCCACAGTGCAGGCAattctaactattaaaaataaaaaaatattttagaatttgtTCAACCTGACTGTACCATATCAATTTAGAGGCTTTTCCTTaagtacaaaaagtaaaaataaaaccaaatagaTAAGGTCCTctataactcttttttttttttcatgagatAAAAGGGGGAAGGGAATTGTTTGGAAATTCTTCTTTTTGTGATCTGCCatcctgttacctggaaaacaaTCTCATAGAAAACATTAGCACTGATTTTAATGTTGGGAACAATTACCTCCCACTAAACTTGTGGTTTGACTGACATTTGATCTCTTTAATGTATAAAACTCAGATTTGAGACTTTCAATCTCAGTTTTAAACTTTCCCCATGCATTTTTCAGTGTAAAGTTTTCTTTACTCAGCCTTTCATTCTGAGTTTTAAGAACATGGTAGGGAATCCATGTATTCCAGCTCTTGCTTTTATTTTGGAATCCCCACCTAGAGgacttccagctttcatttgCATTGTACCCATTTTTATGATTGTTCGTGTTGTAAAACTGCATGGTACAATTTCTTGCTATGTGCCCAACTCTGGAACACGCATAGCATCTAAACACTTTCTTTTGTGTACACTTTTTATCTGTACTGTACACACTTTGTTTCTCAGGATGGGTAGCCTTTATGGCAaacaccctttcactgccaggctGCTTCCTGGGTTGAATAGGTTTGTAAACCTGTACTTTAGGAACATCCTGCTTTTGTCCCGCAGTcctattttctgtacattttaatgtCACTATAGGAGGCTTGGCCTGTCTACAACAATCCACATTTAGCATTTTACTTTTGACTGCTAATTCACAATTCATATTGCTGTCTCTTATGCATTTCACATCAGTTACATTTCTATCATTTTTAGCAGTGTTCTCTACTTTAACTGCAGAAACTAAACAATCTCTTGCTCCTAATTGAGCCTTTAACTGTTTAATCTCAGATTTGCAATTTGAATGATCAGCCCCTGCTTCTCTGAAGGTTGCAACCAAACTTTCTGCATCTCTCAGCCTTTGTTTGAGCTGCTCATTCTCTATGCAAACCTGCTTGTACTCTGCAGTTGTTTGCTGGTTGCTAACATTAATAGCAGCAGcattttctacagaaaatttTAGAGaatctactaaaacatttaaacaatgaaccttttcttcaagattccctttttgcacatataacattttatactgTTCTGCTATGCAACAGGCAGCATAAACCAGTGCACCTTTACCCTTTGATTTAGACAGAGATTTGTCATGAATTGCCCTGGCAACATAATCTTGAGCCTTAGCCCATGGATCTGGAGATCCTTGCATACATTTAACAATCTGTCCTGAGCATTTGACCATGGCCATCTTTTTAGCTAAAACCTCCATGATTATTTTAACAACaattaaaacaacacaaaacaatcaattaatttaCTACACAATATTACACACTCATAAATATGGATTAAATGCCATGCATTGAACTCCTACACTGGATCGCCATTTGTAAGTTTCtatgtatattatatcattaataataatatcaatatacctcaacccacttactagggtttctggttcttttgagcaagcagacaatgaatccacaccaatgagcgtatagtaaagtgatgtattgtaaaataaatcaattgattgttctacataaatgattacacttagactaaacaaaaattacaatatttacagttacacattacacaagtctacatagttgttaccaaaaaggcaggggaatagagttcggcttcatctctgccttcccctctggtcttcattcctcacatgtcttgtcccaggctcctatggcttctccagctctctagctgcctcctctcagctgcccagctccctctCTCCTGCCCACCCCTTCACATGTCTGCtcgtgttcttttatcctgggttctcacctgcccccataGAAAccttcccaactgccaagatgctgtgataaacccccaacttgcctacatcctgttgagcaagttttctcgcatacaaaatcagttttatggtccccacagcagacatagaccttagtagtcacaggaaaacctttgttatgataatcagggcttcatgtaagttccctgaacaaccgctttcatattaaataacaaatcaagatggcaatttcttacaatgGAACCTATagatctgcacaatttagtatcatctgcaaaaatagaaacagtgctttcaatgcccacctccaggtcattaataaacaagtcgaaaagcaagggacctagtacagagccctgcggtactccactaacaacactggtccaattagaaaatgtgccatttaccaccactctttgtagtctatcttttagccagttctttatccaggtacaaatactatgttccaggccaacattccttaatttaaccagtaaccttttgtgtggcactgtaaaaatgctttagcaaagtctaagtaaatcacatccactgccatcccagaatcgaggtctctacttactttctcataaaaagaaattaagttagtctggcaagatctattatgcataaaaccatgctggcacaaactcatagtattatgatttgctatgaagcccagtatcttatcctttattaaccctccgaaaagctttcctaccactgacgtcagactaactggcctatagttttgaggctgagaacgggatccttttttaaatagaggcaccacattagcaatttaccagtctctcggcactatgccagatctcaatgaatcctgaaaaattaagaaaaGAGGTAAGgttgctaattaccctgggatgaataccatctggccccggacctttgttaatcttaacattttctagtctcttttgaatttcttcatgtgtgaaccatgcatcattagttgtattactagaattggtaaaTTACTAGTATAAAGCAAGTGAAAGCAAGAAGTAACCTCCTAGCAACCTGCAATTTAAACATATATCAAATACCAAATTTATGGATTTATACTAGCTTAATTGACATGTGGTACATGGCATTGTCCATTGAACTGGGAAAATGTAAtcagtttctggataattgattctATACCAGTACAAATATTGGACAATCAATAAAATCATAAATATCATGCCACCATGTTATTTGTCATATTCTACTTTCAAATGCCCACATTTTATTTAAGAACGATTTGTATCAAAATCATATGTAAATGGTTAGATGCTGCTTTTGAAAGCCTTTAAAAATAGTATAAACCATTTACAGAAGctgatgaaaaaaatatatgcaattaGAAAGCACCACTGGGAAACTTCTAAAAGCAAACAATGTTTTGTCTGTAAATGTGAATGCACGCTAGGCCTCTCTTATAGCatcacatgttttttttagaaaaccagGAAAGTGCTTTTATACCATTTTTGCCACGCTTTTGGATTCAGTGTAAAGAATAGGGAATTGCAGTGCTCTGTGAGCAAAGAGAATATGCTTTCATCAAGGTTGCTTTGAGATTAAGAGGAAAGAGACAAATGGGCTTTTTTCGTTACAAATAGCAATCCTTGTGTCAGCACTAGGCATGTAATGATAGGAATGCCGGGTACATTTCTTTGTATATGAAAATACTGAGAATATCTATATATACTTCTGTGTTTGCCTGGttgttatataaaaatatgttttaaaatcaaCATTATGTAGCCTTATAAAGGAAagagtataatttaaaaaatatgttattttattttttgttaccaCTTAAAGATATTCATGTGCAAACGATTTCTGAATGATCATAGAGTAACTGCTCTCCTGATGGCTCCCTAGAGAGGCTATTCATTGTATTGCTGACATTAATCTGATGACTGTTAACCTGTTTGTTTCAGTGGTATAGCTTTAATGCCATTATATAGTAGTGTTTAGATGTCCGTTATTGGGTTAGCTGTAGAAATTTTATGAAGATTAATATTCTTAATGAAGATAAATGTTATGCGCATGTAAGTCTGTGTACGCATGCCTACACACATGTGCATTCTGTACTGGCCTTTTTTTGTCTGTACAGAAcacaaaagtccccactggcccctctcCCTTACCCACCCCCTGcgcagtcttacccctgaattgtgcCCCCTTTATAAATACTGAAAGCACATGCAGAGtcagagcagcggagctcacgggcaccatcttcggcGCTTCCGTATTCTTCGTAATGTGAGCGCCGTAttggcatgcgcagttggagcaatcttcaggtttgcgacaactgcgcatgtgccgaaagtaaCAGAAATTGTCGAAGCGACCCTAAGAATATGGAAGCGTCGGAAGATGCcgccgtgagctccgctgcgctgacacTGTATGTATGGTCAGTATTTCTAAAGGGGaaacaattcaggggtaagactgtgcagggctGAGTaaggggaggggggccagtggggacttttggctaaaggggggtttagttctcctcatGGGCTTAAGTGTTCAACTATTTGTTTTCTGGACAGCTCATTGTAACAAACAAATACATTGTCTTGGTTAGTCAAATCCCACCTGTTGTTAATGTACAGGTAAACCaaaccaaaacacattttttatttacttaatcATTTCTGCCAGTGAATTATTTATGTATCTGTTTATTGGCACATTCTATGGGGTCCGTTTAATAAAGTTTGTAAAAATTGTCTATAACCCATAGGCCATTATCTCTGAGAATACTCTAGcgacaaaattacattttgtcttGCGATAAGTAGCATTAATTACGCGAGCATAGCAGTACGTTTCAGTGTTATTTCTGGCGAAATGCAAGTTTTTTGATGCTCATTAAGGTTAATTGCATAATTTGCTTTAAAtgttgaagatttttttggcacTACTGCCAATGGTGACACgaatgaatatatatgtatgaatgagtttatataaaatagcatttattaccagtttataatgtattattaaatatacttcTGGCCATTTAAGTACTAGgaataaattaatttacaattatattaatttttcttaatacattcactaaaaataaatttatacatttataaatataaatatattccagtGCAATCACAATTTTTTGCTGCTTATGTTTAAAAACTGACTAtactattctgttttttttcatataatgtcACTCTCTGGGTGGCGATAAAAAATTGGTGACAATATTTGATATTTGATGACAATTCTGGTGATAATctttagttaattaaccctcgatattcgactgtcgaagttaaatccttcgacttcgaatatctaaaaatcgttcgatcgaacgattaaatcctttgaattgtttgattcataggattttaatccatcaatcaaaaaatgcttaggaagcttggggacctaccccataggctaacattcacctaggtagcttttaggtggcgaactagggggtcgaagtttttagttcgaataattagattcgtagtcgaaggtcgaagttgcccattcgatggtagaagtagccaaaaaaaaaacattcaaaattcaatgtttttttcctctattccttcactcgagctaagtaaatgggcccctacgtgTTAATATATAAGATGCCAGAATATTTGCATTGACAAAAGTGCTCGTACTTAAGAAAATGTGCTCTTGgattttctggcattttttctGGCACAGGCTATTATAGCTGCTTATCGCACCTTAGTAAACTGATGCCTAGGgtgggaaatttactaaagggcgtgatgtcatttcagcactttgctgatttactaacggtcgctggcgtactttcgctagcgaagtcgATAGACTCTGTCGCAatttcgcactctaacaccatgTGAATTTtagctctggcgaaagagcgttactacgcaaattcactacgttttttattttactgaccgttacctctatcactaGACTTGCcattgccacctcagaccaggcaaagttcaatgaagtagataggacttacttgaaaaaaacgctggcgtgttttccttttttcagggtgatagcctgcaaaagtgtgtacatttttttagggtacccggcttcccccataTATTTCCTTACATCttacacataaactatacagtgggcacatgtgtagggcaatataacacctctattttattttattaaggttcgctggccttgtgtagtgtaatgtatttgctgcaacatatacgtccattatactttaactgcacgccgtatgcaaattagccaacgctagtgtaacaTTGAACTGCTGTTTGTATtatcgctagtgaaacttcgcaagcgtttggtaccctgtgtgcaactttggatcttcgtgaattagcgttgtccagctGAATTTACGCCTGTGAAGTGTTGCGATATgcgcaaagccaacgctggcggattttcagagataagtaaatttgcccctaggtctttTTTAAGGAATGCAAATGTAGGTTCATCTTTTGTGCATAATTGTGCACCCCTAGCAGCATTTTGGTTTTCTCCATACTGAAGTAAAGCCTAGAGTATATAATAAACTTAATGTTCATCTTATTCCAAATGTCTAAATCTATTCATATTCAtaaaatttgaatatgttttatctggaaaatgtgtgtgtttttcttttgctgttttatttgtattgatTTGGAAGGAGAAAACAGCAAAGCATTTCAAACACAAACGCTTGCCACCTCTGCATTGCAAAACCCTTGGAACTTGGAGCAGACAGTGTATTGATTATGTAACAAAAGTCACCAAACCCTGACACTTGTCTTGGTAGTAAGCATATAATGCATGCATAAAGGGGATTTTGCTgttataaaaatacacaataaatctAAAGAAGGGTTTATTTACCACGGTGCTAATTTTTGCTCCTTATGCCTGTACACAAAGCACCTAAAATCGTTCACAAGCTGCACTTATGCcagatatttattaaaaggtgcAGAGtgccacacatacagtacatgcacagGGGAGCTCTGTACTTAACACCTGTCTGCCTTTAGCAGGCATTAAATACAGGTCACCTGTATTCCCTGGCAGCCTGCCTTGTGTGTACTGAACTATATtatttgttgaaataaaataaGTTAATGAAAACTAAAATGCTAATTATACCTGGTAAGGTAGCTTAAAACAAACATAAATTATAGGACAGCACTCTCAAGATAATGAAATctagaaacagaaataaaataaacatatgtgAAATTGCCACATAGTACTGGCAGctgcaaataatgaaaacatagagtaggtaaaaagctctattTAGGTTATTTCTGATTGAGGGTGAATTTTGAGAGGCTTTTGATGTTTGAACTGCAACATATGGCAGCCAAAATCAGTAATGCTATTTTGCTTtctgtgttattttattattttatgaatcCAATATAAGATGCAGTTCATGCCTATACATATATTAAATGATACAAATTTACTGCATATGCTACAAAATATTATTTAGGATGGAAACATCCTGCATTTTCTGTCATTCTTGCATTAAGTCAGCCAATACGTCTAAGACAGGATACATTTAAGTTTAAGGCTGGATAAGAAATAGGAAGCATTGTTTGATTTTAATTATGCCTTGAAATCTGTTGAtaatccaaaagcattttct
This sequence is a window from Xenopus laevis strain J_2021 chromosome 7S, Xenopus_laevis_v10.1, whole genome shotgun sequence. Protein-coding genes within it:
- the LOC108715921 gene encoding uncharacterized protein LOC108715921; the encoded protein is MEVLAKKMAMVKCSGQIVKCMQGSPDPWAKAQDYVARAIHDKSLSKSKGKGALVYAACCIAEQYKMLYVQKGNLEEKVHCLNVLVDSLKFSVENAAAINVSNQQTTAEYKQVCIENEQLKQRLRDAESLVATFREAGADHSNCKSEIKQLKAQLGARDCLVSAVKVENTAKNDRNVTDVKCIRDSNMNCELAVKSKMLNVDCCRQAKPPIVTLKCTENRTAGQKQDVPKVQVYKPIQPRKQPGSERVFAIKATHPEKQSVYSTDKKCTQKKVFRCYACSRVGHIARNCTMQFYNTNNHKNGYNANESWKSSRWGFQNKSKSWNTWIPYHVLKTQNERLSKENFTLKNAWGKFKTEIESLKSEFYTLKRSNVSQTTSLVGGNCSQH